A stretch of the Aureibacillus halotolerans genome encodes the following:
- the cwlD gene encoding N-acetylmuramoyl-L-alanine amidase CwlD codes for MKYKWTVGIFSTVLVFCFSLLVFSWQDTPSIGGLPLSGKVILIDPGHGGPDGGAVNRDATIIEKDIALQMSFKIRDYLQEAGALVLMTRHEDKDLAEDVRGYSKRKTADLKKRLSIIHQSEADLLLSVHMNAIPSAKWNGAQTFYFPLQENERLAIAIQEEIRDQLQNTQRLAKPINHVFLLKHAEMPSALLEAGFLSNPAEAQLLSQDSYQEKMAAAIYRGILRFFYEGETPNPESSNAQGRIEPSVYDILETEA; via the coding sequence ATGAAATACAAATGGACGGTCGGTATTTTCTCAACAGTACTCGTGTTTTGTTTTTCCTTACTCGTGTTTAGTTGGCAGGATACCCCTTCAATAGGTGGGCTTCCATTGTCGGGAAAAGTCATTCTGATTGACCCGGGTCATGGAGGCCCTGACGGTGGAGCGGTGAACCGTGATGCTACAATCATTGAAAAGGACATCGCCTTACAGATGAGCTTCAAAATCCGCGATTATTTGCAAGAGGCAGGGGCTCTTGTCCTAATGACACGTCATGAGGATAAAGATTTAGCAGAAGACGTACGTGGTTACTCAAAACGGAAAACGGCAGACTTAAAAAAACGATTGTCTATCATTCATCAATCCGAGGCAGACTTGCTTTTGTCTGTGCATATGAATGCTATTCCGTCAGCGAAATGGAATGGCGCGCAAACCTTCTATTTTCCCCTTCAGGAAAATGAACGCTTGGCGATCGCGATCCAGGAGGAAATTCGTGATCAGTTGCAAAATACGCAACGGTTGGCAAAACCGATCAATCATGTGTTTTTGTTAAAGCATGCCGAGATGCCAAGCGCACTTCTTGAGGCGGGATTCCTCTCCAATCCTGCTGAAGCACAGCTGCTTTCGCAGGATAGCTATCAAGAAAAAATGGCCGCTGCTATATATCGTGGCATTTTGCGCTTTTTCTATGAAGGAGAGACACCCAACCCTGAATCCTCAAACGCTCAAGGGCGAATTGAGCCGAGTGTATATGATATACTGGAAACAGAGGCTTAA
- a CDS encoding Mrp/NBP35 family ATP-binding protein, giving the protein MLDEKKIKETLYGLTDPFLHKSLKATGGIREVKWDAEKQHVSVKIALQQINSKEQMELQGKIVEKLKGAGAETVGLRFEELTAEEVEKAGGHIKKTPDLLKPDTKTQFIAIASGKGGVGKSTVSVNLAVSLARLGKKVGIIDADIYGFSVPDMMGISERPRIENERIHPVERFGVKVISTAFFVEDNTPVVWRGPMLGKMLNSFFKEVEWGDLDYLLLDLPPGTGDMALDVHQLLPASKEIIVTTPHPTAAFVAARAGAMAIQTEHEVLGVIENMSYFESKVTGEKEYIFGKGGGEKLAEELQTELLGQLPLAQPDWNREDFSPSVYQEGDSLYQDYLTISQKVIDLLDA; this is encoded by the coding sequence ATGTTGGACGAGAAGAAGATCAAAGAGACGCTTTATGGACTAACCGATCCTTTTTTACATAAATCGTTAAAAGCCACGGGTGGCATACGTGAAGTGAAATGGGATGCAGAGAAACAACACGTGAGCGTCAAAATTGCTCTCCAGCAAATTAATTCAAAAGAACAGATGGAGCTGCAAGGCAAGATTGTTGAAAAGTTGAAGGGTGCTGGCGCGGAAACAGTTGGCCTCCGGTTCGAGGAGCTCACAGCTGAAGAGGTTGAAAAAGCAGGCGGGCATATTAAGAAGACCCCGGATCTTTTAAAACCGGACACAAAAACGCAGTTCATCGCTATTGCTAGTGGAAAAGGCGGGGTTGGGAAATCAACCGTCAGCGTGAACTTGGCTGTCAGCTTGGCGAGACTCGGGAAAAAGGTCGGAATCATTGATGCGGATATTTATGGCTTCAGTGTACCTGATATGATGGGGATTTCAGAACGCCCGCGAATTGAAAACGAACGCATTCATCCTGTGGAGCGGTTTGGTGTCAAAGTGATATCGACTGCCTTTTTCGTCGAGGACAATACACCAGTTGTCTGGCGTGGACCGATGCTTGGAAAGATGCTAAACAGCTTCTTTAAAGAAGTGGAGTGGGGCGACCTTGATTATCTTTTGCTCGATCTTCCACCGGGAACTGGGGATATGGCACTTGATGTTCATCAGCTTCTGCCAGCGAGCAAGGAAATTATTGTGACGACACCTCATCCGACCGCAGCATTTGTTGCTGCCCGAGCAGGTGCAATGGCTATTCAGACAGAGCATGAGGTGCTTGGGGTTATTGAGAATATGTCTTACTTTGAGAGCAAAGTGACTGGAGAGAAAGAATACATCTTTGGTAAAGGAGGCGGCGAAAAGCTCGCAGAAGAATTACAAACAGAGCTTTTAGGTCAATTGCCTTTAGCGCAGCCGGACTGGAACCGTGAAGATTTTTCACCTTCTGTTTATCAAGAAGGAGACAGTCTCTACCAGGACTATCTAACAATTTCACAGAAGGTCATTGATCTTCTAGACGCATAA
- the gerD gene encoding spore germination lipoprotein GerD, with amino-acid sequence MKQTACLLLLILLTACGSGAQAQQQNDYDTTKKMVVDILKTDEGKDALKNVMQDNQLKETMVMDQDFIQQAMRSTLISEEAKTFWQETLKDGQTAEAMATSMEKENEKLLKKLMKDPSYQKMMLDILKNPEIEQQMGDVLKSQAMREYLQTVITETLDSPLFQSKLEDTIKKAGGQSGGQSGQGQDGQSGGQSGGGGEQGGDSSSQPDESGGS; translated from the coding sequence ATGAAACAAACAGCGTGTCTCCTCTTGTTGATTCTGCTGACCGCCTGCGGTTCCGGAGCACAGGCGCAACAACAGAACGACTACGACACAACCAAAAAAATGGTTGTTGATATTCTGAAAACCGATGAGGGCAAGGACGCTTTAAAAAACGTCATGCAGGATAACCAACTAAAAGAAACGATGGTCATGGATCAGGATTTCATTCAACAGGCGATGCGCTCGACGCTCATTTCAGAGGAAGCAAAGACGTTTTGGCAAGAAACCCTGAAGGATGGGCAAACAGCAGAAGCCATGGCGACAAGCATGGAGAAGGAAAACGAAAAGCTGCTTAAAAAGCTGATGAAGGACCCTTCCTACCAGAAAATGATGCTGGACATCCTAAAAAATCCAGAGATTGAACAGCAAATGGGCGATGTTCTTAAAAGCCAAGCCATGCGTGAATATTTGCAGACGGTCATTACAGAAACTCTCGATAGCCCTCTCTTCCAATCAAAATTAGAGGATACGATTAAAAAAGCAGGCGGTCAGAGTGGTGGACAAAGTGGTCAAGGACAAGACGGACAAAGCGGTGGGCAAAGTGGCGGAGGTGGCGAACAAGGTGGCGACTCCTCATCACAGCCTGATGAAAGTGGCGGAAGTTAA